The Acidobacteriota bacterium genome window below encodes:
- a CDS encoding alpha-hydroxy-acid oxidizing protein gives MGKIEKRWRTGMSRREALAGLASFLAASPLLHAQRDPWPLGPHRRFLGFDEMRDVFDFEPIFRANVPLSVYDYTAHGTESEFTLYRNRDAFGWVDLIDRGGVDAKDVDTSTELFGHRMPSPIMLAPTARQRTLHPDGELGMHRAATTTGTTMIVSNASSFPFTRIARAGAEGPLWFQRYATREMEPNRVALGDAQEVGSQTIVVTIDQQASYYERDLHDRHLDGTPRRVTRRTPPNPPNPYRVGAGRLWYEWKLFDDLRPMCEVPMLAKGILTGEGAKKCLEHGCDGIIVSNHGGRAIDYGPSSLEVLEEVVQAVGGRVPVLIDSGFRRGSDALKALALGADGVCFGRASRWGLGAFGEEGAQKVMEILNAELRQAMAAAGVSSIAKIDRSIVKTNFP, from the coding sequence GTGGGCAAGATCGAGAAGCGTTGGCGTACGGGCATGTCGCGCCGGGAGGCGCTGGCCGGGCTCGCGTCGTTCCTGGCCGCGTCGCCGTTGCTGCACGCGCAGCGCGACCCGTGGCCGCTCGGGCCGCACCGCCGCTTCCTCGGCTTCGACGAGATGCGCGACGTGTTCGACTTCGAGCCGATCTTCCGCGCCAACGTGCCGCTGTCGGTCTACGACTACACGGCGCACGGGACCGAGTCGGAGTTCACGCTCTACCGCAACCGCGACGCCTTCGGGTGGGTGGATCTCATCGACCGGGGCGGCGTCGACGCGAAGGACGTGGACACGTCGACGGAGCTCTTCGGGCACCGCATGCCGAGCCCCATCATGCTCGCGCCGACCGCACGCCAGCGCACCCTGCACCCGGATGGCGAGCTGGGGATGCACCGGGCGGCGACCACGACCGGCACGACGATGATCGTCAGCAACGCGTCGAGCTTCCCGTTCACGAGAATCGCGCGGGCGGGGGCCGAGGGGCCGCTCTGGTTCCAGCGCTACGCCACGCGCGAAATGGAGCCGAACCGGGTCGCGCTCGGCGACGCGCAGGAGGTGGGGTCGCAGACCATCGTCGTGACCATCGACCAGCAGGCCTCCTACTACGAGCGCGATCTGCACGACCGGCACCTGGACGGCACCCCCCGCCGCGTGACGCGGCGCACGCCGCCGAATCCTCCGAACCCCTACCGGGTCGGCGCCGGCCGGTTGTGGTACGAGTGGAAGCTCTTCGACGACCTGCGGCCGATGTGCGAGGTGCCGATGCTGGCCAAGGGCATCTTGACCGGCGAGGGCGCGAAGAAGTGCCTGGAGCACGGCTGCGACGGCATCATCGTCTCGAACCACGGGGGGCGCGCCATCGACTACGGCCCCTCCAGCCTGGAAGTGCTCGAAGAGGTGGTCCAGGCGGTGGGCGGCCGGGTGCCGGTGCTGATCGACAGCGGCTTCCGGCGCGGCAGCGACGCGCTGAAGGCGCTGGCCCTCGGCGCCGACGGGGTCTGCTTCGGGCGCGCGTCCCGCTGGGGCCTCGGGGCCTTCGGCGAGGAGGGCGCCCAGAAGGTGATGGAGATCCTCAACG
- a CDS encoding GntP family permease, with product MITESTLVALAGLVAIVALLFLLITRFKWHVFLSLLVPIVLFALIPGIDRQTFIDAFEQGFGRTIQSIAVVIVLGSVLAEALKHTGGIERITASMIRWVGQSRMPLALTLSGFVIGLAIFSDVGYVILNPLVHSAAISSGLNMSVMATGLVGAMQLTHAMVPPTPGPLAAVALVGADIGSVILYGGIATLIASLAGWAYARAAGPYIESPPSSEFVGQSFIEQGREAELPATWRAYAPILIPLALIAGQSVTAFALPAEHLINRAMLYLGWPVVALGIGILIAYSNTRPDQAEARTSKWIEEALRGSAMIIMVTGLGGSLSQILRATPAVDAIAEAVAATGLPPIFLPFVLGIAGNLITGSTTVGVITAASVAAPMMDTLGLSPEATMLAGAAGSIIIKYVNSSYFWVCTSLSRMPLKSALLSYGGVTLVNGVTAMAVVYALWVVGLI from the coding sequence ATGATCACCGAGAGCACGCTCGTCGCCCTGGCCGGCCTGGTGGCCATCGTCGCCCTCCTCTTCCTGTTGATCACGCGCTTCAAGTGGCACGTCTTTCTGTCGCTGCTCGTGCCCATCGTGCTGTTCGCGCTGATTCCGGGCATCGACCGGCAGACGTTCATCGACGCCTTCGAGCAGGGCTTCGGCCGCACGATCCAGAGCATCGCGGTGGTGATCGTCCTCGGCTCGGTGCTGGCCGAGGCGCTGAAGCACACCGGCGGCATCGAGCGCATCACGGCGTCGATGATCCGTTGGGTCGGTCAGTCGCGGATGCCGCTGGCGCTGACCCTGAGCGGCTTCGTCATCGGCCTCGCGATCTTCTCCGACGTCGGCTACGTCATCCTCAACCCGCTCGTGCATTCCGCCGCCATCAGCAGCGGCCTGAACATGAGCGTGATGGCGACGGGGCTGGTCGGCGCGATGCAGCTCACCCACGCCATGGTGCCGCCGACGCCCGGTCCGCTGGCCGCGGTGGCGCTGGTGGGGGCGGACATCGGCAGCGTGATCCTGTACGGCGGCATCGCCACCCTGATCGCCTCGCTCGCCGGCTGGGCCTACGCGCGAGCTGCCGGGCCGTACATCGAGTCGCCGCCGTCGAGCGAGTTCGTCGGCCAGTCGTTCATCGAGCAGGGGCGCGAGGCGGAGCTGCCGGCGACCTGGCGCGCCTATGCGCCCATTCTCATCCCCCTGGCGCTCATCGCGGGCCAGAGCGTGACCGCGTTCGCCCTGCCCGCCGAGCACCTGATCAACCGCGCGATGCTGTACCTGGGCTGGCCGGTCGTCGCGCTCGGCATCGGCATTCTCATCGCCTACAGCAACACGCGGCCCGACCAGGCGGAGGCCCGCACGAGCAAGTGGATCGAGGAGGCGCTGCGCGGCTCCGCCATGATCATCATGGTCACCGGGCTCGGCGGCTCTCTCAGCCAGATCCTGCGCGCCACGCCCGCCGTGGACGCCATCGCCGAAGCGGTGGCCGCGACCGGGCTGCCGCCCATCTTCCTGCCGTTCGTGCTCGGCATCGCCGGCAACCTGATCACCGGCTCGACGACGGTCGGCGTGATCACCGCCGCGTCGGTGGCCGCGCCGATGATGGACACCCTCGGCCTGAGCCCGGAGGCGACGATGCTGGCCGGGGCCGCCGGCTCGATCATCATCAAGTACGTCAACTCCAGCTACTTCTGGGTCTGCACGTCGCTGTCGCGGATGCCCCTGAAGTCGGCGCTGCTCTCCTACGGCGGGGTCACGCTGGTGAACGGGGTGACGGCGATGGCCGTCGTGTACGCGCTCTGGGTCGTCGGGTTGATCTGA
- a CDS encoding dienelactone hydrolase family protein, protein MAEEKQQIDRRVFDLYDEYCHGYIDRREFLSRAAALTVGGVSALWMAQALMPRYAEAQTISFTDPRMKGTYVDYPSPGGTSGEMRGYLVQPAGDGPFPAVLVIHENRGLNPHIEDVARRAAVAGFLALAPDGLSPVGGYPGNDDDGRTLQRSIDPATLDQDMINSARFLKGHALSNGRLGATGFCWGGGMTNRLATELGSDLQAGVPFYGATAATADVPKIEASLMVIYAESDPRINAMWPEYEAALQANNVDHEMHMFPGTLHGFHNNSTPRYNEAAANLAWNRTVGFFRRHLAG, encoded by the coding sequence ATGGCAGAAGAAAAGCAGCAGATCGACCGGCGCGTCTTCGACCTCTACGACGAGTACTGCCACGGCTACATCGACCGGCGAGAGTTTCTGAGCCGGGCCGCGGCCCTCACCGTCGGCGGCGTCTCCGCGCTCTGGATGGCGCAGGCGCTGATGCCGCGGTACGCCGAGGCGCAGACCATCTCCTTCACCGACCCGCGCATGAAGGGGACCTACGTCGATTACCCCTCGCCGGGCGGCACGTCCGGCGAGATGCGCGGGTACCTCGTGCAGCCGGCCGGCGACGGGCCGTTCCCGGCGGTGCTGGTCATCCACGAGAACCGCGGCCTGAATCCGCACATCGAGGACGTGGCGCGGCGCGCGGCCGTCGCCGGGTTCCTGGCGCTGGCGCCGGACGGGCTGTCGCCGGTCGGCGGGTATCCCGGCAACGACGACGACGGTCGCACGCTGCAGCGCAGCATCGATCCGGCGACGCTGGATCAGGACATGATCAACAGCGCGCGTTTCCTGAAGGGGCACGCGCTCTCCAACGGCCGACTGGGCGCCACCGGTTTCTGTTGGGGGGGCGGCATGACCAACCGGCTCGCGACCGAGCTCGGCAGCGATTTGCAGGCCGGCGTGCCGTTCTACGGCGCCACGGCGGCCACGGCGGACGTGCCGAAGATCGAGGCGTCGCTGATGGTCATCTACGCGGAGTCGGATCCGCGCATCAACGCCATGTGGCCCGAGTACGAGGCGGCGCTGCAGGCCAACAACGTCGACCACGAGATGCACATGTTCCCGGGGACGCTGCACGGGTTCCACAACAACTCGACGCCGCGCTACAACGAGGCGGCCGCGAACTTGGCGTGGAACCGCACGGTGGGCTTCTTCCGGCGGCACCTCGCCGGGTAG
- a CDS encoding OmpA family protein, producing MRKMRTTVKMMALAAVIVLVASACATRGFVRTEDAVVDAKVDTLAGTVEETQERTVQNAERIDQVDQRAQSANMAAQTSQAAADAAQMAADDADGRVDQVENRIGRLIMEVTLNEAQGNFDSGRADLPPAAQSRLDQLVAQIHAAGDGGFIEIEGHTDNTGDAAYNMRLGLRRAEAVKDYLYRQHNVPLHKMNTISFGEDQPAVPNDSREGRAQNRRVVIKVRS from the coding sequence ATGCGGAAGATGCGGACGACGGTGAAGATGATGGCGCTGGCGGCGGTGATCGTTCTGGTCGCATCGGCCTGCGCAACGCGGGGCTTCGTACGCACCGAGGACGCCGTGGTGGACGCCAAGGTGGACACGCTGGCGGGCACCGTGGAGGAGACCCAGGAGCGGACGGTCCAGAACGCGGAGCGGATCGACCAGGTCGATCAGCGGGCGCAGTCGGCCAACATGGCGGCCCAGACGTCGCAGGCGGCGGCCGACGCGGCGCAGATGGCGGCCGACGACGCCGACGGGCGCGTCGATCAGGTCGAGAACCGGATCGGGCGGCTGATCATGGAGGTCACCCTCAACGAGGCGCAGGGCAACTTCGACAGTGGCCGGGCGGATCTGCCGCCGGCCGCGCAGTCGCGCCTCGACCAACTGGTGGCCCAGATTCACGCGGCGGGGGACGGCGGGTTCATCGAGATCGAAGGCCACACCGACAACACCGGCGACGCGGCCTACAACATGCGCCTCGGCCTGCGGCGCGCCGAAGCGGTGAAGGACTACCTCTACCGGCAGCACAACGTCCCGCTGCACAAGATGAACACGATCAGCTTCGGCGAGGACCAGCCGGCGGTGCCGAACGACTCGCGCGAGGGCCGCGCGCAGAACCGGCGCGTCGTCATCAAGGTTCGCTCGTAG
- a CDS encoding VWA domain-containing protein, whose translation MRVRTLFAILGLAALAASGAAAQGRPVPVERDPAPTFRSGVEMVTVRVSVRDRNGRIVRDLSRDDFRLIDSGFGRPIESVFASDAALSVAVLVDISGSMAIDRNIDRARRAVEALVDSLQSGRDELALFTFDTVLREIAPFTSDLARIGVPTLTESPFGQTSLYDAVADAATLVGRRGNRHRALLVVTDGVDNGSLRTAGEVSSVASAIAVPVHVMTVGGPLDRRDGIGGAAGADGEIVAASLADLARWTGGSVRATGTRDDLLAALAELLTGLRYQYVLTFQPGFRRGWHPIEIRTADDNLVVHARGGYVAGRARLKW comes from the coding sequence ATGCGCGTTCGCACCCTATTCGCAATTCTCGGCCTCGCCGCGCTTGCCGCTTCCGGAGCGGCGGCGCAGGGCCGGCCCGTCCCGGTCGAGCGCGACCCGGCGCCGACGTTCAGGTCGGGCGTCGAGATGGTGACGGTGCGCGTCTCCGTGCGGGATCGGAACGGACGCATCGTTCGCGATCTCTCCCGTGACGACTTCCGGCTGATCGACAGCGGCTTCGGCCGCCCCATCGAGAGCGTCTTCGCCAGCGACGCGGCGCTCAGCGTCGCCGTGCTCGTCGACATCAGCGGCAGCATGGCGATTGACCGCAACATCGACAGGGCCCGGCGCGCGGTCGAGGCGTTGGTCGACTCGCTGCAGTCCGGGCGCGACGAGCTGGCGCTCTTCACCTTCGACACCGTGCTGCGGGAGATCGCGCCTTTCACGAGCGACCTGGCGCGGATCGGTGTCCCGACCCTGACGGAGTCGCCCTTCGGCCAGACATCGCTCTACGACGCGGTCGCCGACGCGGCCACGCTCGTGGGCCGGCGCGGCAACCGCCACCGTGCGTTGCTCGTGGTGACCGACGGCGTGGACAACGGCAGCCTCCGCACGGCGGGGGAGGTGTCGAGCGTCGCAAGCGCCATCGCCGTGCCGGTTCACGTGATGACGGTGGGTGGACCCCTGGACCGGCGCGACGGCATCGGCGGCGCGGCGGGCGCCGACGGCGAGATCGTGGCGGCCTCGCTGGCGGACCTCGCCCGCTGGACCGGCGGCAGCGTGCGCGCCACCGGAACCCGCGACGATCTGCTTGCGGCGCTGGCCGAGTTGCTGACCGGCTTGCGCTACCAGTACGTCCTGACGTTCCAGCCCGGCTTCCGCCGCGGATGGCATCCCATCGAGATACGGACGGCTGATGATAATCTGGTGGTTCACGCCCGCGGCGGTTACGTGGCGGGGCGGGCCCGGCTGAAGTGGTAG
- a CDS encoding carbohydrate binding family 9 domain-containing protein yields the protein MAGVGALLALLAAAGSADVAHAQSDPVPGTPDLLETASPVAAAGAGFTVTGAVDRPPPPSPPAVIARDALRRATVRAVKLAAGLRLDGVLDEPAYEIVPAMDDFIQQEPNEGAPASERTEAWVFFDAASLYVAARLWDSAPPGAWVANEMQRDTPQLRENDTFWVAFDTFNDRRNGIAFYTNPLGALGDFQITNEGNPNGDWNPVWDVRTGRFAGGWTVEMEIPFKSVRYRPGPAPVWGIQFRRMVRRKNERSYLTPVPISAGRRGIFRLSDAAMLVGLEVPDEGNVLEVKPYGIGGSTTDVTASPATAWDGDGGVDLKYGITQNLTADFTYNTDFAQVEVDEQQVNLTRFSLFFPEKREFFLEGRGIFEFARGGGPSSRSSALRQIGGGGRSSRGSGNAPTLFYSRRIGLQDGAVVPIVGGGRVTGKAGDFDVGLLNIQTGELSPGTRGAAGVESTNFTVVRLKRDVLRRSAVGALFTNRSVSVVGNGAGANRVFGADATMAFYENVSVVGYAARTQTPGFEGRDTSYQGQFMYAGDRYGVTAEHLVVEDNFIPEVGFLRRDNFRRSYLAGRFSPRPASLEAVRQFRLEASYDHILTADTGILETKQAQVGFSTEFETSDRLGMTLADNYEFLVRPFEPGPGVVLPVGGYGFRDIEATYQVGAQRRLTGIVTVRGGEYFNGNIRSIGFSQGRLAVTPELSIEPTVSENWIDTPAGSFHTRLIVSRVTYTFSPRMFFGGLIQYNSAANSVSTNLRLRWEYSPGSELFVVYTEDRDSDPLRPDRFDRFSALRNRGFVVKMNRLFRF from the coding sequence GTGGCCGGTGTCGGCGCGCTCCTGGCCTTGCTCGCTGCGGCCGGCAGCGCCGATGTCGCCCACGCGCAGTCCGATCCCGTTCCGGGCACGCCGGATCTGCTCGAAACGGCGAGCCCGGTGGCCGCCGCCGGCGCCGGATTCACAGTGACCGGGGCAGTCGATCGCCCGCCCCCGCCGTCGCCGCCCGCGGTGATCGCGCGCGATGCGCTGCGGCGCGCCACCGTCCGCGCCGTCAAGCTGGCCGCCGGGCTGCGTCTGGACGGCGTCCTCGACGAGCCGGCGTACGAGATCGTCCCCGCCATGGACGATTTCATCCAGCAGGAGCCGAACGAGGGCGCGCCGGCCAGCGAGAGAACCGAAGCCTGGGTCTTCTTCGACGCGGCGAGCCTCTACGTCGCCGCCCGCCTGTGGGACTCGGCGCCCCCGGGCGCGTGGGTGGCCAACGAGATGCAGCGGGACACGCCCCAGCTCCGCGAGAACGACACCTTCTGGGTGGCCTTCGATACGTTCAACGACCGGCGCAACGGCATCGCGTTCTACACGAACCCGCTCGGCGCGCTCGGGGACTTCCAGATCACCAACGAGGGCAATCCGAACGGCGACTGGAATCCGGTGTGGGACGTGCGCACGGGGCGCTTCGCGGGCGGCTGGACGGTCGAGATGGAGATTCCCTTCAAGTCGGTGCGTTACCGGCCGGGACCGGCGCCGGTCTGGGGGATCCAGTTCCGCCGCATGGTGCGCCGCAAGAACGAACGCTCCTACCTCACGCCCGTGCCCATCTCGGCCGGACGACGCGGCATCTTCCGTCTGTCCGACGCGGCGATGCTGGTCGGTCTGGAAGTGCCGGACGAGGGCAACGTTCTCGAAGTCAAGCCGTACGGCATCGGCGGGTCCACCACCGACGTCACCGCCAGCCCCGCGACGGCCTGGGACGGCGACGGCGGCGTGGACCTCAAGTACGGCATCACCCAGAACCTGACGGCCGACTTCACGTACAACACGGACTTCGCGCAGGTAGAGGTGGACGAGCAGCAGGTGAACCTGACCCGCTTCAGCCTGTTCTTTCCCGAGAAGCGCGAGTTCTTTCTCGAAGGCCGGGGCATCTTCGAGTTCGCCCGCGGCGGCGGCCCGAGCTCGCGGTCGAGCGCCCTGCGCCAGATCGGCGGCGGCGGCCGCAGCTCGCGCGGCAGCGGCAACGCGCCGACGCTCTTCTACTCGCGGCGGATCGGGCTCCAGGACGGCGCGGTGGTGCCGATTGTCGGCGGTGGCCGGGTCACGGGGAAAGCAGGCGACTTCGATGTGGGACTACTGAACATCCAGACCGGCGAGCTGTCACCGGGGACCCGGGGCGCGGCCGGCGTCGAGTCGACGAACTTCACGGTCGTGCGGCTGAAGCGCGACGTGCTGCGCCGCAGCGCCGTCGGCGCCCTGTTCACGAACCGCTCCGTCTCGGTCGTCGGCAACGGGGCCGGCGCCAACCGGGTGTTCGGCGCCGACGCCACGATGGCGTTCTACGAGAACGTGAGCGTGGTCGGGTATGCCGCCAGGACGCAGACGCCCGGCTTCGAAGGGCGCGACACGAGCTACCAGGGCCAGTTCATGTACGCCGGGGACCGCTACGGCGTCACCGCCGAGCACCTCGTCGTCGAAGACAACTTCATTCCCGAGGTGGGCTTCCTGCGGCGCGACAACTTCCGGCGATCGTACCTCGCGGGACGCTTCAGTCCGCGCCCGGCGTCGCTGGAGGCGGTGCGGCAGTTCCGGCTCGAGGCGAGCTACGACCACATACTGACCGCCGATACCGGCATTCTGGAGACGAAGCAGGCGCAGGTGGGCTTCAGCACCGAGTTCGAGACCAGCGACCGGTTGGGAATGACGCTCGCGGACAACTACGAGTTCCTGGTGCGGCCGTTCGAGCCGGGACCGGGCGTCGTGCTGCCGGTGGGCGGCTACGGGTTCCGCGACATCGAGGCGACGTACCAGGTCGGGGCGCAGCGCCGGCTGACCGGCATCGTCACGGTGCGGGGCGGCGAGTACTTCAACGGGAACATCCGCTCCATCGGCTTCAGCCAGGGTCGCCTGGCGGTGACCCCGGAGCTGTCCATCGAGCCGACCGTATCGGAGAACTGGATCGACACGCCGGCGGGCTCGTTCCACACCCGCCTGATCGTCTCCCGCGTCACCTACACGTTCTCGCCCCGCATGTTCTTCGGCGGGCTCATCCAGTACAACTCCGCCGCCAACAGCGTGAGCACCAACCTCCGCCTGCGCTGGGAGTACAGCCCCGGCAGCGAGCTCTTCGTCGTCTACACGGAGGATCGCGACAGCGACCCGTTGCGGCCGGACCGCTTCGACCGTTTCTCCGCACTTCGCAATCGCGGTTTCGTGGTGAAGATGAACCGGCTGTTCCGCTTCTAG
- a CDS encoding aminotransferase class I/II-fold pyridoxal phosphate-dependent enzyme, which produces MSRFPAGQKPSTRAAQALGAVDPATGSLVPPIYPAVQYERTAEGAPTGGRVYTRDQNPTYDQSEALLASLEGGRAAMLFSAGMAAATTVFETLDVGDHVVAPEQMYWMLRRWLQGEAGRGRITLDLVPNGDMAALRRALRPGATKIVWAETPANPNGAVTDLAAAAAAAHEAGARFVVDNTLPTPVLSRPLEHGADLVMHSATKQLNGHSDVLAGALVTAREDDLWKRCRRERAYRGAVIGPFESWLLLRGMRTVCLRVAASARNAQRIAEALDGHPAVSAVLYPGLPGHPGHDVAARQMDGGFGAVVSLRMKGGAEAARRVVRELRLFHNATSLGGVESLAEARGLVEGPGSPVPDDLVRLSIGIEDAGDLIADLDRALDAVVPR; this is translated from the coding sequence ATGTCCCGTTTTCCAGCCGGCCAGAAACCCTCCACACGGGCCGCGCAGGCGCTCGGCGCGGTGGATCCGGCGACCGGCTCGCTCGTGCCGCCCATCTACCCGGCCGTGCAGTACGAGCGGACGGCCGAGGGCGCGCCGACCGGCGGGCGGGTCTACACGCGCGACCAGAATCCGACCTACGACCAGTCCGAGGCGCTGCTCGCGTCGCTGGAAGGCGGGCGGGCGGCGATGCTGTTCAGCGCGGGCATGGCGGCGGCCACCACGGTGTTCGAGACGTTGGACGTCGGGGATCACGTCGTGGCGCCGGAGCAGATGTACTGGATGCTGCGCCGCTGGCTGCAGGGCGAGGCGGGGCGGGGCAGGATCACTCTCGATCTCGTGCCGAACGGGGACATGGCCGCGCTGCGGCGGGCGCTGCGGCCCGGAGCCACGAAGATCGTCTGGGCCGAGACGCCGGCCAACCCGAACGGAGCGGTCACCGATCTCGCTGCCGCCGCCGCCGCCGCGCATGAAGCGGGAGCCCGCTTCGTCGTCGACAACACCCTGCCGACGCCGGTGCTCAGCCGGCCGCTCGAGCATGGCGCCGACCTGGTCATGCACTCGGCCACCAAGCAGCTCAACGGGCACTCGGATGTTCTGGCCGGCGCGCTGGTCACGGCGCGCGAGGACGACCTGTGGAAGCGCTGCCGCCGCGAGCGCGCGTACCGCGGCGCCGTCATCGGCCCCTTCGAGAGCTGGCTGCTGCTGCGCGGCATGCGCACCGTCTGCCTGCGGGTCGCCGCGTCCGCGCGGAACGCGCAGCGGATCGCCGAGGCGCTCGACGGGCATCCCGCGGTATCCGCCGTTCTCTATCCGGGGCTGCCGGGACACCCCGGCCACGACGTGGCGGCGCGGCAGATGGACGGCGGCTTCGGGGCGGTCGTTTCGCTGCGGATGAAGGGCGGCGCCGAAGCCGCGCGCCGGGTGGTGCGCGAGCTGCGACTGTTCCACAACGCGACGTCGCTCGGCGGGGTCGAGAGTCTCGCGGAGGCCCGGGGCCTGGTCGAGGGACCCGGCTCGCCGGTGCCCGACGATCTGGTCCGCCTGTCCATCGGGATCGAGGATGCCGGCGACCTCATCGCCGACCTCGATCGGGCGCTCGACGCGGTGGTTCCACGGTGA
- a CDS encoding MATE family efflux transporter gives MSAKGPPQKAFDRAIVEGPLARTVWKLAWPTMLQNVFGGIQGIVDQAMVGHYVGYVGNAAIGVSVQIFILVIVFVASVFSGMGVLVARFAGANEPDKVNRTVYQAFLTAVFMAVGVLAPLGYFLAPTLLNLINAAPEVQGEALGYIRVMFVFSIGMLIFFMMSGALRSAGDARTPLRLGVAMTVLNVVLNVVLIRGLGPIPAFGTVGAAMGSAIAAGVTAAAFLWLLFSGRLVVRFSRSMSFAPDWHIIRELFRFGLPTGFQGIVMNLAGVLMLRFVGSLEQSAEAQAAYAVGYTQLFALITWTSVGLMSATAAVAGQNLGAGRPERSQRAALVASSIGVGVACVIGLALVTVPRALLGVFGMADGIQFELGRQLLAYLAVSGLFVTVALVYTGGLQGTGDTRSPLYISMVSQVVIPIGLCTYLQMTGELEASGIWLAIVLGHVARASLSVMRFRQGKWRDIAVDIGPARA, from the coding sequence ATGAGCGCAAAGGGCCCTCCACAGAAAGCGTTTGACCGGGCGATCGTCGAAGGGCCGCTCGCGCGCACGGTCTGGAAGCTCGCCTGGCCGACGATGCTGCAGAACGTGTTCGGCGGCATCCAGGGCATCGTCGACCAGGCGATGGTCGGCCATTACGTCGGCTACGTCGGCAACGCCGCGATCGGCGTCAGCGTCCAGATCTTCATCCTCGTCATCGTGTTCGTCGCGTCGGTCTTCAGCGGCATGGGCGTGCTGGTGGCGCGCTTCGCCGGCGCGAACGAGCCCGACAAGGTCAACCGGACGGTCTACCAGGCCTTCCTGACCGCGGTGTTCATGGCGGTTGGCGTGCTGGCGCCGCTCGGCTACTTCCTCGCCCCGACGCTGCTGAACCTCATCAACGCCGCGCCCGAGGTGCAGGGCGAGGCGCTGGGCTACATCCGCGTCATGTTCGTCTTCAGCATCGGGATGCTCATCTTCTTCATGATGAGCGGTGCGCTGCGGTCCGCCGGCGATGCGCGGACCCCGTTGCGCCTCGGCGTCGCCATGACGGTGCTGAACGTCGTGCTGAACGTCGTGCTGATCCGCGGGCTCGGCCCGATTCCCGCGTTCGGCACGGTCGGCGCGGCGATGGGTTCCGCGATCGCCGCGGGCGTGACGGCCGCGGCGTTCCTCTGGCTGCTCTTTTCGGGGCGCCTGGTCGTCCGGTTCTCGCGCAGCATGTCGTTCGCGCCCGACTGGCACATCATTCGCGAGCTCTTCCGCTTCGGCCTGCCGACCGGATTCCAGGGCATCGTGATGAACCTGGCCGGGGTCCTGATGCTGCGCTTCGTCGGATCGCTGGAGCAGAGCGCCGAGGCGCAGGCGGCCTACGCGGTGGGCTACACGCAGCTCTTCGCCCTGATCACCTGGACGTCGGTCGGCCTGATGAGCGCGACGGCCGCGGTGGCGGGGCAGAACCTCGGGGCCGGCCGACCCGAGCGGAGCCAGCGCGCCGCCCTCGTGGCGTCGTCGATCGGCGTGGGCGTGGCGTGCGTCATCGGCCTCGCGCTGGTCACCGTGCCGCGGGCGCTGCTCGGCGTGTTCGGCATGGCCGACGGGATCCAGTTCGAGCTGGGCCGGCAGCTCCTGGCCTACCTGGCCGTCTCCGGGCTCTTCGTCACCGTGGCGCTCGTCTATACCGGCGGCCTGCAGGGGACCGGCGACACACGCAGCCCGCTCTACATCTCGATGGTGTCGCAGGTCGTCATTCCCATCGGCCTCTGCACCTACCTGCAGATGACCGGGGAGCTGGAGGCGTCCGGCATATGGCTGGCCATCGTGCTCGGCCACGTCGCCCGCGCGAGCCTGAGCGTGATGCGCTTCCGTCAGGGCAAGTGGCGCGACATCGCGGTCGACATCGGTCCCGCGCGTGCCTGA
- a CDS encoding CoA pyrophosphatase yields MGSLTVPVESPKLYQIDALLRSAFRAPLPGGDAHRRLAPKPRPGWRPGVVPDHATPAAALVLLYPLDDAPHVLLTVRAGRLGKHAGQVSFPGGLIDAGESVRDAALREAFEEVGLDPAAVRVAGALSPLYITVSNFAIHPVAGVAASTPRLRPSAAEVARLLPAPLAALADPANLRRGTRWRGDLPCDVPYFEVRNERVWGATAMVLAELLTLLDLAPRNPW; encoded by the coding sequence ATGGGAAGTCTCACCGTGCCGGTCGAATCTCCGAAACTCTATCAGATCGACGCGCTGCTCCGGTCGGCGTTCCGGGCGCCCCTCCCCGGCGGGGACGCGCACCGGCGGCTCGCACCGAAACCGCGCCCCGGCTGGCGGCCCGGCGTGGTGCCCGACCACGCCACGCCCGCCGCCGCTCTCGTGCTTCTCTATCCTCTAGACGACGCACCGCACGTTCTGTTGACCGTCCGGGCCGGCCGACTGGGAAAGCACGCCGGCCAGGTGTCGTTCCCCGGCGGCCTGATCGACGCCGGCGAATCGGTTCGCGACGCGGCGCTGCGCGAGGCGTTCGAGGAGGTCGGCCTCGACCCGGCGGCCGTGCGCGTGGCCGGTGCGCTGTCCCCGCTCTACATCACGGTCAGCAACTTCGCGATCCACCCGGTGGCCGGGGTCGCGGCGTCGACGCCGCGCCTGCGTCCTTCGGCCGCGGAGGTGGCGCGCCTGCTGCCGGCGCCGCTGGCCGCCCTGGCCGATCCCGCCAACCTGCGGCGCGGGACGCGCTGGCGCGGCGATCTCCCGTGCGACGTGCCGTACTTCGAGGTGCGCAACGAGCGCGTCTGGGGCGCCACCGCGATGGTGCTGGCGGAACTGCTGACGCTGCTCGATCTCGCCCCCCGCAACCCGTGGTGA